GTGGCAATATCAATTTACTTTGCTGATAGGTCAATAGTTCCAagactgtacccttggttcaaaTGGCCAATCAAATGGTACTCAATTTTCCAGACTGGAAATCTTTACTGCACATATAGTTTCACCACCTAGCAGATTTCTTAATGAAAACGTTTATTTCATCAACAACATGTTTTGAACAGCTCTTgactataaaataaaatgatttcctTCACCAAAGTGGCATGCCAGCTGTCCAGGCAAAATACAGCAAAACGTTGAGCCTTCCAGCACATCCTTGATGTTTAGTCCATGCGGGCTTTCAATGTCCGAGTAGTTATCTTGTCCTTTTcactgaagaagaaagaagagggggaGAAGTAAGAATGAAGTCCCACACTCGGCATAATTCTTTTAGTTTCCTTTACACCGTCAAATGCAGCCCACTCAGTAGAAAGTGGGTACGGCTAGCTGGATTAATTcaattccttttttccctcctacAGTAAGTTGATGGTCAATGAATCTAGAATTTGAAGAGGCCACATGAGCTATCCACCCTAACCCCTTCCCATCCAAGAAAAacaaagcagccccaacagatggtcatccggcttttgtttaaagcctccaaagaaggaactttcTCATTTACTTCCTCTGGTTCATAAACCCACATTAATTCAGGAAGGAGGACTGTGTTTACTCTTCCTGCATAAAGTCTGTCACTCACTCTCCCTTACTTTTAGCAGGATAATTACTCTCTCTGTAACTAAGCCACAGAGTTTGACCTACAGAAATGTTAGTTAGCACTTGGCATATTCAAAGGGCCTACTCGTAGACACTTAAATTGTACTTACATTACATGGACTACCACTCCCATCCCTGACACTGCATCCCTGTCCACAGCATTGAGCATGGCTTGGCCTATGGTTTCAAAGAGGTGATCTGGCTCCTGCaatgaaagggagaaaaagagaatttCTAGTTTGCCCACTTCCCAAAATTCAGTCATAAAGCATGTGTAGTGTCTAGAAGTATCTTGATCGACAAGGAGTGTCATCTCTTTGGGAAGACTCCAGTCTGATAAGAAGGCAGAACACTATATTTCCTTGCACAATAGTCACCACCGCATAATAGACCTCCATTTTTGGGATCCCAAAATGTTGGGTTTTACCCTTTCCTTGCATAATTGTCACAGTGGTATAAAACTGAGAAATTTCCTTCCCTTCCAGTTTAAATGAACACCAGAGTTCTTCCCTGCTTCCTTCCCTCTCAAAGACAATTTGAACACGAACCTGTCTTTCTccctcttcatcttggaaataagaaatttttattttaaaaaaatgtactcaTTCAGAAGGAACCAATTTTTTTCACCACAATAGTCGCACCCACTTTCTCCAAACTAAAAAAGGGATAAAAACAGTTGACAACTATGCAATGAAATGCGGTAATTATATCACACTTCAACCCCATTCAGACATTCATGAACAGGACTCTAAGGCCACACCTGTAAACCCCAAGTTGAATATGTTTTCTATTAATCAGATTCCTTCTGTTAAACAAAAAAACTCACTCCATACAGCTAAtgaacatcattaaaaacaagctATAAAGCAAGCAATCCAAAACAAGTGTTAAAACGTCAAATTAGCCAGCAAAATATCAATAATTTAAAATCTGGACTGAAGTGATACAATTAAAATATCAGGTTAGCTGGCAAGATAGCAATCTTTTACAGGCCAGACTGAAATTCTAAGAGATGTGTCGTCACATATTTCCTAAGAGCACAAGTGCAGATCTAAGGCAAGACTGTGTGTTCAAATAAACATGTAAAAGTGTTTCACTATAAttggatgtttttaaaatacattcactcagcatcctgttagtgacatataCAAGTGTAAGTCCACTTCATGCCTGTGTCTTTTTGGGTTATTGCATAAGTTGATATCCACTTCCTCCCATCGTTATAAGAAAATGTCTCCCCACTTGAATTGCTGTGCTAGCTATTAAACCCACTAATGGCCATTCTTTGGCTGGTAGGGAGTCCGAGAATCAGAAAAGCATTGGGCATCCGTAGATGAATGTGAACCAATGACATCATCAGCGGAGACCTTTGGAGGACTCTGGGAGAtctctgcaaataatcaaattgaGTCTGGCTATAGGGACGTTGCCAATTCTCTGATCTCCCAGCTCTCCACAATCCAGAGTAGTAGCagttgttgttgatattgttattattgttgttattaacatgCCTCTCCTTGcggctcaaggcagggtacatggttaaaacaaagagataaaacaacactattaaaatacaacaagATACGGGtaaaatgaaaaggaataccaaGATAAGAGGAGTAGGTGAGTGGTGAGTTCATGGGGGCTGAAAGGAGAGACTTAACATAATTCCACCTGTGGAATATTATGCTATTGTTATGAACTACAGCCCTGGAAATCTGGCTTCAGATGTTAATATCCATACCATGCACTCAAAGGTCTCTGTCTGGGACAGACACTGGATAGGATTTCCATATGCATGGGTTCAGATGCAAATTCAAATGTTCTCATAGAAATACTTGGCAAGAACTTATTTTAAAAGCCTGATTTCACCCTCCTTGAAGGCAACTTATCAAAAGTAACTTCACAAAAAACCAACAGAGGTACTAAAGGCATAAACAAAATACCTAGGAGTTCACGTTGCCCAATTCTACACCCTTCTTACCATATCTGGTTCCCAGAGGGACTCACACATGCCGTACATCTGCTCTGAGCACGTCCCGCTGACCACAAAGTCATCTGTTGTCATCGGACAGCCAATCAAGTCTAAGGAGCAAACGAAAGGTTCGTATGTGATTGGGTCCAAGCCAGCGATCACAGGTTCTGTGTAGTAAGGTCCAAATCTGGAAACAAAAAAGAGAACGAATATATCCCTTTTAGACAATGTCTATCCAAATGATGGTGTATGTATAATTACAAAAAGCACATAATAGCTGGAATTATGTTGAACAGAGTAGATCAACTGACTCAACTGTTGAATTGTGAGCCCACTTGTAGGTAAATCCAATTAATTCAATAGGTTAATTCTTACAAGGAGTAACAATAAGATTTTggttaataacaattattataaaACCAACTGGGGGGTGGGCAGGAGGGAGACTAGACACCGAAATGCAGGAAAGTACATCTCATTAATATAGCCTCAAGATTATTGTATAGTCAGGCTGAGTTTATACTAAAAATCATCTGCTTTCCAAATATTTAGGAGTAAGACAATTTCTGCTATTTTTGACACAGATTGCTAGAGTTATCTAGAGCTATGCAAGATTTATCTAGAGCTATGAGCATTGGCTGCTGCACAGCCCTGCCTTTAGTTAAAACTTAACCCCTCCAAATAAAGGATC
This sequence is a window from Anolis carolinensis isolate JA03-04 chromosome 6, rAnoCar3.1.pri, whole genome shotgun sequence. Protein-coding genes within it:
- the psmb3 gene encoding proteasome subunit beta type-3; protein product: MSIMSYNGGAVMAMKGKNCVAIAADRRFGIQAQMVTTDFQKIFPMGDRLFIGLAGLATDVQTVAQRLKFRLNLYELKEGRQIKPQTLMSMVSNLLYERRFGPYYTEPVIAGLDPITYEPFVCSLDLIGCPMTTDDFVVSGTCSEQMYGMCESLWEPDMEPDHLFETIGQAMLNAVDRDAVSGMGVVVHVIEKDKITTRTLKARMD